The DNA window ATCCTTGGGAGCAACCCAGACCCCAACCTGGCTGCCAACGCCCAGGCGTGGCTCTTGGAAATCGAAGAGCCTAAGCGGGTCGAAGCCGTTAAAGAAGCCTCCCAAAAGGCCGAGGCCGGCGACTATGAGGGTGCCCTGCGCGACCTCAAACCCCTCAAACAATGGCTAGGCGACTACTGGAAGATGTGGATCCTGATCGCCAGTGCCCACAACCAGCTCGAACAGTACGAAGAAGCCGAGGCCGCCGCCCGGCGAACCCTGGAAATCTTCCCCGCCATGGAAGCCGGCTATGTCGAGCTCAACAACGCCCTGGGAGGCCAAGGCAAGCACGAAGAAGCCTTCCAGATCATGCAGATCGCCTTCCACAACATGAACAGCAGCCTGCCGGTCGCTATCAGCTACGCCGCCGCCGCCAGGAATGCGGGGCACGACGAAGAATCCAAACGGATCACCGGCCAAATTCGCGAGGCGATCATCGCGAACGGCGGTGCCGAGCAGAACAAGGATCTCCTCGCCGCCCTCGATCACATCGACAACCGGTGACCCGTACCCCCCCCCCTTGGCATTGGCTGACCGGTGGGGGCCCCACGCATTGCCGCTTACCTTGCGGATAGGGTAATTGTGGGTGCCCCTCATGATCCAATGCCCCCAATGTGGACAGACCATCCCGGCCAGCAACCAGGTCTGCCAATTTTGCAAGGCGCCCATTCCGCCACATATGAGGGGGCCGGTTCCCAAAACCAACTTCCAGCATGACGATGATAGCCTTGAAGTGGGATCCGGGCTGCCGCCAGAAAAGGTCTGGAAAATCTACAACGGCCTCGCCTGGTTCTGGATCGCCACTGCCGCCCTCAGCATCATCTTCAGCGCGGTCTTCGTCGTTCAAAAGCCGACATCAGGCTTGGGGGCCGTGGTGGACATCATCTTTGCCATGGCAACCCTGCTCATCGGCGTGGGATTGCTGGCCAAAAATGAGCTTGCCCGCAAAGCCGCCACGTTTTTCTGCATCCTCAGCGTGGTTCGAGGTTTGCTCCTCGTCATCGGCGGCATGTTCTCCATCCTCATTTTTGGCCTCCTCGGTGTCCTCTTCTTGATCGTTTACCTTTTCAACCTGTGCTTGGCTGCGGCCATGATCTGGGCCGTTAACGAAACAGAACGGCTCATCAACTGGGATCGCATGAATTGGCGGGGGTAACCCAGGCCCTGGACGCCCGGCCGGCCCGAACCGCGTAGAATCCCCAAAGACCCCCGATGGCCTACCGCGACTTCCAACACTTCCTGGACACGCTCCAAGCTCAAGGCGAGCTCAAAACCATTGCCGAGCCCCTAAGCCCCTATCTCGAAATCACCGAAGTCGCCGATCGCGTCATGAAAGCCGGGGGACCGGCCCTGCTATTCCAAAACCCGGTCGGCCCGCCCCACCGGTTGGGGACACCCAACCCGAAGTCGGCGGTGATGAACAACCCCTCCATCGACCCAGCGGCCCGCCTTGGAGGGCAGTTCAGCTACCCCTACCCCGTGGCCATCAACACCATGGGCACCCGCAAGCGGATGTCCATGGCATTAGGGTGCGGCGACTTTGAAGAGCATGCCGCCCGCATCGCCGCCTTGCTCAAGCCGGAAATCCCCAAAGGGCCAAAGGAAGCCCTCGCCCTGCTCCCCAAACTCCTGGAACTCAAAGACGCCCCGCCGAAACGGGTCGACAAGGCGCTCTGCCAAGAAGTCGTGCTGACCGGGGACGACATTGACCTCACCAAACTCCCGATCCTCACCTGCTGGCCAGAAGATGGCGGCCCCTTCGTCACCCTGCCCCTGGTCTTCACTCACGACCCAAATTCCGGTAAACGCAACGTGGGCATGTACCGGGTTCAACTCCACGATAAGCGCACGTGTGGCATGCACTGGCAAATGCACAAAACCGGGATGCGGCACATGGAAGACGCCGGGGAGAAACGGCAAAAAATCGAAGTCGCCGTCTGCCTGGGCGGAGACCCGGTCTACAACTTTGCCGCCATCAGCCCCCTGCCGCCCGGAATCGACGAAATGCTCTTTGCTGGATTCTTGCGCCGGGAACGGGTGGCCACCGTCAAATGCAAGACCGTTGATGTGCAGGTGCCCGCCGATTGCGAGTTCGTCATCGAAGGCTACATCGATCCGGCCGAGCGACGGCTCGAGGGCCCGTTCGGCGACCACACCGGCTACTATTCGCTGGCCGGGGACTTCCCCGTCCTCCACGTCACCGCTCTGACAATGCGCGAGCGGCCCGTCTACCCCGCCACAATTGTCGGCCAGCCCCCCATGGAAGACGGGTGGATGGGCAAGGCGGTTGAGCGGATCTTTTTGCCGATGATCCAGCTTACAACCCCGGAAATCGTGGACATGAACCTGCCCGTGGAGGCCACGTTCCACAACATGGCGTTTGTCAAAATCAAAAAGAAGTATCCCGGCCACGCCTACAAGGTGATGAATGCCATTTGGGGGCTGGGCGGGCTAGCCTTCACCAAATTCGTGTTCATCTTCGACGAAGATTGCGACGTGCAAGATATCGGCGAAGTGCTGTTCCGCATCGGGGCCAACTGCGACCCGGGTCGGGATACTCTGCACTCGCGCGGGCCGGTGGACCAGCTCGACCACGCTTCGGTGGCGGAGGGGTTCGGCGGCAAAATCGGATTCGATTGCACGCACAAATGGCCCGGCGAAAATGGCTTTGCCCGGGATTACCCCAAGCTCATCACGATGGCCCCCGACGTCGTAGCCAAAATCGATTCGCTCTGGCCAAAATTGGGATTGTGAGGTTTACATCATCTTAACAAGGAGGGTTGACAATCTGCTGGGGGGGGGGTAGCTTTGGGAAATGCTGAACTTCGCTGTTGTGCTTAACTTAGCAACCTCCATACTGATCGACCAAGTTGAGACAAATTCCTACAAGATTACGCCACCGCCCTCTATTCATAGAGATGTTTTCAACAATTGCCAATATCAAGTTGAAGTCACTCTTTTGCCATCAGCAAAGGACTTTAACAGCACAATTTTTAAACTGTTAACGTTGGCCCATTCCCTTCCGGTATCACGTGGAGTGATGAGTTTGTTCCAAAATCCGGTGTCACGCCGACAGTGTCGGGCAACGTAACATCATGGAGCTGGACTGACACGATAACTCATCCATCTACGCCGCAGGACATTCTGCTCAGCCCCTACCAGGGGGTTCGATATGAGACTGGCTATAACTATTGGGCTAAATTTACCGGCAGCGCCAATGGAGGTAATATTTTTCTTCCTCCAGCTTGGCAATTGCACTTTGAATCTATTAATGAGGAGTATAGCTACTATGTTTTCAGGGATTCTACAGTGTTCCGCAATTTCAATTCAAACCCAGTTCCGGTCTTTTACATGAAAACACCAAGATAACCAAGATGATCATAGCCATTGCATTCTGTGCTACCTTGTTGGCCAAGCCCCATCCATCGGATAGAGATACTTTCGAGCGCCAGACATACTTTGTCGTGGGGAGTGCGGGAATCACCCCCCACCTCGAACCGGCGGATCTGGCGAAATTGAGCCATGTGCCCCTCGGAGAATCAGTTATCAAGGGGCGATTCAAAATCGTCCATGATGACACGGGGTTCACCGTCGTTGACCTCGAGGGCCTGGGGATCGCCTTGATCAATGAACTTGCGGCCGCTCTGGCAGGGGTTGCCAGCAGTCCCGAGTCGCCTGATTCCAAGTTGGCCCTTGAAAGGTCTATGATGCCCATGATCTGGAGCCCATTTCAAACGCGCGACTTCTCGCAAATTTCTGATCTCGAGCTTTCTATGGGATTTTCGCTCACTGTCAAAGAAGAAGGGAGCGACCCAAAGACCATCAATTGGCACAAGCCATATCAGCCCGACGCGAAGACTCCGCGACATGATATTTCTTCAGAATGGCGCAAAGGATATGCACCTGCCCGATTTTCACTGTATGAAATCAACTTGTCAGTCAACGGGGAGCTTCCAAGTTCACCTGAGCTCTATGCGGCGTTTGACCATGCCCTCGCATTGACTTGGGAGGAATATCACTCTTCGGTTGGCCGATATAACGACGCAATGGATAAGTTGAGACAAAGCCAAGTGATCAACGGTCTTCCGCGACTTATTGACCAGTCTTTAGTAGGCAAAACCATCGGCTCGCTGAATTTCGAATACAGCATGTTGAACATGATGCTCCGCGACCCAGCCGACATTACAAAAGATTGGTCAACGGCTGTCATCACCAAGGCCGCGCAAGATGTTTATGTGAGCGGACATCTTGTCGCTCCAGATGGATCAATTCAGGGTTTCCAATTCCAGCTCCCGCCAAAGATTGAATAATTTTCAGCCCCGGCAATCTTGCCTGTTTTTTGTTTCGATACACCGATCCCGTCTATCCGAACGTAAGCTTGGCTAAACTGGGTTCATCTTCGCCAACGGTGGCAAAGTCCAATGCTTTGGAGAAACAATATGAAAACAATCTTGATCGGGGGCCTCATTGCCGGCGCCTCGCTGGCCCAAGCCCAGTTCATCCTCGCGGTTGACAGCGGAAATGACCGCATCGTCAAGCTCAGCGCCTTCGACGGCTCCGTCATCGACGCCAATTTCATCGTCGATGCGGCCAGTGCCACAACCTACGACTTCGGCACGCCGAAAGAAGCCATCGTCGTCAACAACCAAATCTGGGTCAGCGACCAGATTTCTGACGCAGTCTTCATTTTTGACATGGCCGGAACCTACGTCTCCAAGATCACGGCTCCGCTCGATAACGTCCGCGGACTGGGCCAGGTCGGGAACGAGGTCTGGGTGACCAACGACGGCGCCGCCAATGGCGGCACGGTGGACACCGTCTACCGATTCGACCTTTCCGGAAACAGCCTAGGGAGCTTCACCACCCTGGGAACAAGCCCATTTGATGTCGTCGAATACCAGGGCAACGCCCTGGTCGGCGATTTCAGCACCCACGACATCGACCGGTACAGCCCGGCCGGAACATTCATCGACCAATTCTATGCCGGGAACGGGACCGGCGGGGCGATTGCCGGTGTCCAGCAGCTACTGGTTGAAGGAACCGACGTTTATGCCGCCGGGTTTTCCAGCACGGCGGGCCTTTTCCGCTACAACAGCGCCGGCGTTCAAACCGGATTTTGGCAAACCAGCCCCAGCAACGCCTTGCGCGGCGTGGTCCGGCTCGGAAACGGACAAATGCTTGTGTCGGGCGGCACCCGGCTTTCAACCATTGACACGACCAGCGGCGCAACCGCCGATATCTCCAATGTCGTTGGCGACAGCTGGCAATACCTGACCTATGTCAATCCCGTGCCAGAACCGGCTTCCATGGCATTGCTCGCCTTGGGGGCACTCGCCCTCGGCAAACGGCGCAAAAAGTAATTCCATCAAAGGAAATCCATCGACTGCCGTCACTCTGTTTTTGGCGGCAGTCGCCATTTTGCTGAATTCTGCGTGAAATACATCTCGAATCGTTTGTCAGGCGAGATAGAGCATAATTTTTCCCATGTCTGCTTACCTGTTAGGACGAATCGCCGGAATGGCTTTCATGGTTATCTTCGGCCTCGCGGTGGCCCACTCGCTCTTTAAGAAGAAGTAGGTTTGGACACAAGTCGCCTAACGAGCCCACACCACTTTGAATGCTGCCCGGTTCCGGAATTCCTGCGCATTGGGATCCCCGAAAATGAAGAAGTATTCCAAGCCCAAACCGCCCGACTTGCGGTAAGCCACATACCAGTTGGATTCCTTGTCGGTCCGCACAAACCGCCCCGTCAGACTTTGTTCCGGGTCGATCTCCCACCCCAAAGTCGCCACCGTTTGATCCCGGCTGCCGCCTAAACGGAATGTGGACTGGCCGATCCCAAAATCCAGGCCCTTGGCCAACCGCCATTGGCCGTTCAGAGTGAAGTAACCCCGGAACGACCCGCCCTGGTCGCCCCAGTTGTAATTCACTGACAGCTGGCGGAACCGGTTCGAGACATTCCAGCCGGCACCGAGGCTGTACGTTTCGGCCACTTCGTCTTCAAACGTCTCACGCTCGTAGCCGGCATAAAACTCCCAATCTGCTCGGTTTTGCAAGCTCGATTCGAAACTCATCGACCGCGACAGGTTGGAGCCCGATTGCCGGTTGAAGTCTTCGAGGTAAGCGCTCATGTGCACGGACCGGATGGGGCCGGAACGCAGCTCCCGGTTGTACTCTTGGAACACATACCCGCCGAACTTGTCAGTGAACGGGATGAAGCCAAGCCGGTTCCGGACTTCGGGCTGCACATATATCCCGCTCACGGTGAGGAAGTAGTTGGGCACGTCATAGTCCGCATAAAAGCGGCCCGCCTGGCCGGGCTGGCCCAAATCGCGGGTCTGCATAAACTCAAGGCCGAATTCATAATTGCCCGTCCCATAAATCGCCTGGCCGCCAAAGGCCGTGTTGGCATTGCCCGGTTCATTGCGCGAAGTCCCGAAACCCAAAATCACCGACCGGGGGCCAAACCGATAGGAATAACGCGCAACAGAATCCGTCCGGCGCCCATCTTCCCGGGCGGCCAACAGCCCCACGCTTTGGCGCGGATCCAAATCGCCGAACACCTTGAACCCCAAGTCAAAGTCATCGATGCGGTTGGAATAGAATGCCCGGCCGAACCCAAATCCGCTTGTGAGGTTGAAATACTGCGACCCTTCCGTGAAAAACGGGCGGACATCGGACAAGAACCGCTCAGTCCGTGTGAAACCGATCCCTTCCACTTCAGATTCGATGTTCTTGAAATCGGGGCTCACGCTCAAAACCGTCGTCAGGGTTTCGGTCGGGCGGTAACGCAGATCCAAACCGGCCCGCAGACTTGTCTTTGGGTCGGAATCCGGATCGTATTCCGGCGAGACGTACCCCATCAGGTCGAGTTGGTCGGAAACATCCCGTTTAGGGAACGGGACACCAAGCAGGGTGCCGTGGTTGTCGGCCCGGAACGGCCGGCCCACATCGATCGCATAGCTCACCGCCCTTGTCCGCTGTTGAACCCGGCCGATGTTGAACAGCACATCGCCCTGACGCCCGGCTGGGAACTGCAACACCCGCCAGGGCACCATCAACTCCACAATGTAGCCGTCTGCAACCCGCCGGCAAGCCGACTGCCAAGAACCGCGCCACTCCTTTTTTGCCGCCCGGCCCCCGGCGATGTTCTCAAACTGGGTGCCTAGAGCATTCACAAAAAACTGACTGTTGCCGCTGAAACTCCGGCGGTTCATCGGGTCGATGATCAATCCGCAATAATCGTCGTTTTCCAAGCTGCCGCCCTTTTGGATCACGCGGGACACGATCTTGTCCGGCTCCGCATCGTGGCAATACACGGCAACCCAAATCCCGGCCGCCGTCACCCCCACCCAGGCTTCGGTTCGGTCGGCGGTCGGCCCACCTGTCGCTTGGTCTTGAAATTGGTCGAGGCGGAGGGCATAGGTCCACGCCGGGTCGCCGAGGTCACCATCAATTTTCGGGTCTTCGGGCAACACCCGGGCGGGGAACGACCCTCCAGACCCCAACGCTACGGCACACACCCCGGCCAATCCCCAAACAACCGCCTGCCTCAACACCATCCAAATCCTCTTCCCTATCCCTTTAAGCGGATACTCGCCACCCGCCGGAATAATTCCCAATCATGACAAAATTATCCGGCGGCGTCGCGCCAACCTTCCCGGCGGGTATCATAGCGCTGAGGGCAATTGCCCCCGCTCTTATTTCCGAGTCGGATATCGGCTCAGCCGGTTCCGGCCCGCGATGGGATCCAGGACAGCTAATTCAATGGTGTACCGGCCACTCCGCTACGAACAAATGATGAAAGCCGCCGAAGGCCTCGATGTCCGCGCAAGAAGGATGTTCGAAGGCATGGCGATCTACTCCGGCGAAAAAATGTTCGCCTTCCTCGTTGAAGATGAAATCGGGCTCAAACTCTCCCCAGGGGATATTCAAGAAGCCATGAACATCGACGGCGCCGAACCGATGCGGGCCAGCGCCCAAGCCGAACCGATGCGCGAATACGTCCGTATGCCCAAGCAGGTCTTGGACAACTATGACTCCTTCGTCAATTGGGTTCGGAAAAGCGCCGACTACGCAACCGGGCAAACCGTCAACTAACGTCCACCCGGGCTGCAACGGAGCAGTTTTCCGGATGGAACCCTGACCAACCAAGGGCATTCCAGGAATTCTGCGTGAAAAAAATCGCCGTCATCACCAGCGGGGGGGATGCCCCCGGAATGAATGCCGCCGTCCGCGGCGTCGTCCGCAGTGCCCTCCACCGAGGGGTTGAAGTGCTCGGGTTCCTCCACGGATACCGCGGGATCATTTCCGAAGAAACCCTGCCGCTGGCATCCACTTCGGTCGGCGGCATCATCAGCCAAGGAGGGACAACCCTCCGGACGGCCAGATGCCCTGAATTCCGGGAAAAGGCCGGGCGCGAACAAGCCATCCAAGTCCTCCAAGAAAACAACGTCGACGGGCTGGTCGTCATCGGCGGCGACGGGTCGCTGACCGGGGCAAGGGCGTTGGTCGAAGAATTCGGGTTCCCGGTCATGGGAATCCCCGGCAGCATCGACAACGACATCGCCGGGACGGATTTCAGCATTGGATTCGACACCGCTGTCAACACGGCCCTCCAAGCCATCGACAAAATCCGCGACACCGCCTATTCCCACGAACGCGTCTTCGTCATCGAAGTCATGGGGCGGAACAACGGCTTCATCGCCTTGGAAGTCGCTTTGTCTGGCGGGGCCGAAGCCGTGCTCATTCCCGAAGTCCCGTTCTCTCTCCTTGAAATCTGCGACAACCTCCGCAACGCCCGCCAAAGGGGCAAACGCAGTTCGATTATCGTGGTTGCCGAAGGTGCCGCACGGGCGGGGGACGTCAAATCGTTTGTGCAAAAGAACACCGGGTTCGAAGCCAGGGAATCCGTTCTCGGGCATATGCAACGGGGTGGATCTCCCACATCGTTCGACCGGGTCCTGGCCCTCCGGCTTGGAGCCTTTGCCGCCAACCGCCTCATCAGCGGGTTCAGCGGCGAAATGGTCGGCGTCGACGGCGGCAAGCTCGTCCACCATCCGCTGAGTTACATCCTGAGCACCGAGCGCACCATCGACCCCGATAAGTTGCTCCTGGTCGACATGATGGCGAACTGATGGTTCTCAGCGTCACCCTTAACCCCGCCCTCGACCAAACCATCCGGGTGGATGGCATCCAACCCCACGATACCAACCGGGTTCTTTCTATGGCCACCGATGCCGGGGGGAAAGGCATCAACCTCTCCCGAATCGTCGCCGAACTCGGTGGGGAAACCGTGGCCACCGGATTTTTGGGGGGCCAAACCGGCGATTTCATCCGCCGAGTCATCCAACGCCAGGGGGTTCGCGACGAATTCCTCACCGTGCAAGGAGAAACCAGGACGAACTTCAATGTCGAATCCGGCGATGGCCCTCCGACCACCTTCAATGCCCGCGGTGCCGAAGTCACCGCCGAAGAATGGCACCGATTCGTTGCCCATTTCACCGGATTGTGCACGGGTGCCGACTGGGTCGCCCTGGGGGGGTCTTTACCGCCGGGGCTCAGGCCCGAAGTTTTTGCGATGCTCGGCACCATCGCCAAGCAGGCCGGGGCCCGACTCGTGCTCGATGCCGATGGCGAAGCGATGCGCGCAGGCATGGCCTCACACCCGGACTTTATCAAGCCCAATGTCAAAGAAGCGGAGCGGTTGTTGCAACGCCCCCTCGCCGGCAACCGGGATGCCATCGCCCGGGCGGCTCGGGATCTCTTTGACCTGTTGGCCAGCGGCAATCTGGCTGATCCGGCTGTTGTCATCTCCAGAGGTGCCGAGGGCGCGGTGCTCTGCTGCCGCCAAGGTCTCTTTGAAGCCGAGCCGATTGCCATCCAAGCACGCTCGACGATCGGCAGCGGCGATTCCCTCATCGGAGGGATGCTTTATGCATTGGGACGCGGCCACGTTTGGCCCGAGGCACTCCAATGGGGCAACGCGGCCGGTGCCGCCACCGCCATGACCGATGGTTCGGAAATCGGGCGCAAAAATGTCATTGCCGAACTTATTGAAAAATCGAAAGTCAGCAAACTCAACAAGTAATCTGGTGCCGGGGGAGGGACTCGAACCCTCATGGGAAACCCCAACGGTGTTTGAGACCGCCGCGTCTACCATTCCGCCACCCCGGCGGTTGAGCGCAAAGGATACCCGCGCGGGAAACCCGGCCTAAAAGACTGGGACAATCGAGTAATCCCGGCCCCCACAAGCCGTCTAAACAGTACCTGGAGCCGCCATGAAAGCTGGACATGTCATCGCCCTCTGCATTTTCTGCACCGCCGCGGGAGCCCAACTCGGCGGGCAACCTATCCCCCTTGGCGGAACTCCCGTCGGTGGGCAACTCGGCGGATCATCCCAACAACTCCCCAGCCCTTACAAGGCCATCCAATACAAAAACGTCGCCCAAGGGGTCTATTCCCGCATCAACCAATCCAGGACTGATGTCGTCACCAACGGCCAAGGGTGGCAAAAACTCTATTCCGCCATGGCCGGCGACACCCGGGAAGGCCAAACGCCCGCCCCAGTTCTTTGCGATTTCAACAAATTCGACCTCCTGGTGATCCACCTGGGGCAACAGAGGACAGCCGGGTTCAGCACCTACGTCAGCATGGTGAGGCGAGAAAAAGGCAGCGAGGTCACCGTGGATGTCGTCATCAACCAACCGGCTCCGAACGCCGTTTCTGCCCAAGTTCTTACCAGCCCTTACGTCGTTGCTGTGGTGGAAAAGCAGAATGTGCCTTACGTGTTCCGCAGCACATTCGGATACGCCAACCCATCTGCCATTGGCGGGAGCCCATGCAATTGCAATTGCGGTTGCCCGTACTGCGGCTCCGGACGCAGCGGCACCGGCAACGGCCAGTCATTCAACCCGTTTGGTCCGGAGATCTGCCCCCCGTTCCCCAGGGGCGGTCGCGGGGGCGAATAAACTCGCCCCATGCGGGCAGAAACCATCTCCATTGGCACCGAACTGTTGCTCGGGCAGATCACGGATACCAACGCCGTGTTTTTGGCCGGGTGGCTCGCCCGCAACGGTTTGGCGCAAACCCACCGCCAAACCGTGGGCGACAATTTGGAGCGGTGCACCGAAGCCATC is part of the Armatimonadota bacterium genome and encodes:
- a CDS encoding menaquinone biosynthesis decarboxylase, producing MAYRDFQHFLDTLQAQGELKTIAEPLSPYLEITEVADRVMKAGGPALLFQNPVGPPHRLGTPNPKSAVMNNPSIDPAARLGGQFSYPYPVAINTMGTRKRMSMALGCGDFEEHAARIAALLKPEIPKGPKEALALLPKLLELKDAPPKRVDKALCQEVVLTGDDIDLTKLPILTCWPEDGGPFVTLPLVFTHDPNSGKRNVGMYRVQLHDKRTCGMHWQMHKTGMRHMEDAGEKRQKIEVAVCLGGDPVYNFAAISPLPPGIDEMLFAGFLRRERVATVKCKTVDVQVPADCEFVIEGYIDPAERRLEGPFGDHTGYYSLAGDFPVLHVTALTMRERPVYPATIVGQPPMEDGWMGKAVERIFLPMIQLTTPEIVDMNLPVEATFHNMAFVKIKKKYPGHAYKVMNAIWGLGGLAFTKFVFIFDEDCDVQDIGEVLFRIGANCDPGRDTLHSRGPVDQLDHASVAEGFGGKIGFDCTHKWPGENGFARDYPKLITMAPDVVAKIDSLWPKLGL
- a CDS encoding PEP-CTERM sorting domain-containing protein, translated to MKTILIGGLIAGASLAQAQFILAVDSGNDRIVKLSAFDGSVIDANFIVDAASATTYDFGTPKEAIVVNNQIWVSDQISDAVFIFDMAGTYVSKITAPLDNVRGLGQVGNEVWVTNDGAANGGTVDTVYRFDLSGNSLGSFTTLGTSPFDVVEYQGNALVGDFSTHDIDRYSPAGTFIDQFYAGNGTGGAIAGVQQLLVEGTDVYAAGFSSTAGLFRYNSAGVQTGFWQTSPSNALRGVVRLGNGQMLVSGGTRLSTIDTTSGATADISNVVGDSWQYLTYVNPVPEPASMALLALGALALGKRRKK
- a CDS encoding TfoX/Sxy family protein, with amino-acid sequence MVYRPLRYEQMMKAAEGLDVRARRMFEGMAIYSGEKMFAFLVEDEIGLKLSPGDIQEAMNIDGAEPMRASAQAEPMREYVRMPKQVLDNYDSFVNWVRKSADYATGQTVN
- the pfkA gene encoding 6-phosphofructokinase encodes the protein MKKIAVITSGGDAPGMNAAVRGVVRSALHRGVEVLGFLHGYRGIISEETLPLASTSVGGIISQGGTTLRTARCPEFREKAGREQAIQVLQENNVDGLVVIGGDGSLTGARALVEEFGFPVMGIPGSIDNDIAGTDFSIGFDTAVNTALQAIDKIRDTAYSHERVFVIEVMGRNNGFIALEVALSGGAEAVLIPEVPFSLLEICDNLRNARQRGKRSSIIVVAEGAARAGDVKSFVQKNTGFEARESVLGHMQRGGSPTSFDRVLALRLGAFAANRLISGFSGEMVGVDGGKLVHHPLSYILSTERTIDPDKLLLVDMMAN
- a CDS encoding 1-phosphofructokinase family hexose kinase, which produces MVLSVTLNPALDQTIRVDGIQPHDTNRVLSMATDAGGKGINLSRIVAELGGETVATGFLGGQTGDFIRRVIQRQGVRDEFLTVQGETRTNFNVESGDGPPTTFNARGAEVTAEEWHRFVAHFTGLCTGADWVALGGSLPPGLRPEVFAMLGTIAKQAGARLVLDADGEAMRAGMASHPDFIKPNVKEAERLLQRPLAGNRDAIARAARDLFDLLASGNLADPAVVISRGAEGAVLCCRQGLFEAEPIAIQARSTIGSGDSLIGGMLYALGRGHVWPEALQWGNAAGAATAMTDGSEIGRKNVIAELIEKSKVSKLNK
- a CDS encoding protease complex subunit PrcB family protein; the encoded protein is MKAGHVIALCIFCTAAGAQLGGQPIPLGGTPVGGQLGGSSQQLPSPYKAIQYKNVAQGVYSRINQSRTDVVTNGQGWQKLYSAMAGDTREGQTPAPVLCDFNKFDLLVIHLGQQRTAGFSTYVSMVRREKGSEVTVDVVINQPAPNAVSAQVLTSPYVVAVVEKQNVPYVFRSTFGYANPSAIGGSPCNCNCGCPYCGSGRSGTGNGQSFNPFGPEICPPFPRGGRGGE